A stretch of the Amycolatopsis sp. BJA-103 genome encodes the following:
- a CDS encoding AAA family ATPase produces MTERIALQLGRRDLLVVAGIPGAGKTTLLARAATGAMPVLDSDQVRARLRGRLPAALPYRCYRPLVHLWHRARVVRAALADGGPLVVHEPSTRATTRGLLALLGLVSRRPVRLLWLDVTPEEARAGQVARGRVIRPRSFARHVRRAEKVRRDLRAGWVPAGWHGARMVTREVTGALRFVTEEEPGRGRSGDVRLLPVDRPGAPTVRAG; encoded by the coding sequence ATGACTGAGCGCATCGCACTCCAGCTCGGCCGCCGCGACCTCCTGGTGGTCGCGGGGATACCCGGGGCGGGCAAGACCACGCTCCTGGCCCGGGCGGCGACCGGCGCGATGCCGGTGCTCGATTCCGACCAGGTCCGCGCGCGGCTGCGCGGACGGCTGCCCGCCGCGCTGCCGTACCGGTGCTACCGGCCGCTGGTCCACCTGTGGCACCGCGCGCGGGTCGTCCGGGCCGCGCTGGCGGACGGTGGCCCACTGGTCGTGCACGAGCCGTCGACCCGCGCGACGACCCGCGGGCTGCTGGCCCTGCTCGGCCTGGTGAGCCGCCGCCCGGTCCGGCTGCTGTGGCTCGACGTCACCCCGGAGGAGGCCCGCGCGGGCCAGGTCGCGCGCGGGCGCGTCATCCGGCCGCGGTCGTTCGCCCGTCACGTCAGAAGGGCCGAGAAGGTGCGCCGCGACCTGCGCGCCGGCTGGGTCCCGGCAGGCTGGCACGGCGCGCGGATGGTGACCCGCGAGGTCACCGGGGCGCTGCGGTTCGTCACCGAAGAGGAGCCGGGAAGAGGCCGCTCAGGCGACGTCCGGCTCCTCCCGGTCGACCGGCCCGGCGCGCCCACAGTGCGCGCAGGTTAG
- a CDS encoding DUF998 domain-containing protein, which translates to MSPRTASDNLVHNYLFLRRAIGFLGIGLPFVLIFGKIAVDGGGLLNSISGYYYSGMRDVWVGVMCAIGVFLLSYRGYGRIDDIAGNIAAVAAVGVALFPTTPSNGDRTDEILGLLHLGFAAVFFLTLAFFCIVLFTKSDKEIPGARKPERNRLYVTSGVIMLVCLALIVLCGLVFDELTKSLYPALWLESVAIFAFGVAWLTKGGTLLPDKTVTAGTRVTA; encoded by the coding sequence ATGAGCCCGAGAACGGCATCCGACAACCTCGTCCACAACTACCTGTTCTTGCGGCGTGCCATCGGTTTCCTCGGGATCGGACTGCCTTTCGTGCTGATCTTCGGGAAGATCGCCGTCGACGGCGGCGGCCTGCTCAACTCGATCAGCGGCTACTACTACTCGGGGATGCGCGACGTCTGGGTCGGCGTCATGTGCGCCATCGGTGTCTTCCTGTTGTCCTACCGGGGTTACGGCCGGATCGACGACATCGCCGGGAACATCGCCGCGGTGGCCGCGGTCGGCGTGGCGCTGTTCCCCACGACACCGTCGAACGGTGACCGCACGGACGAGATCCTCGGCCTGCTGCACCTCGGGTTCGCCGCGGTCTTCTTCCTCACCCTGGCGTTCTTCTGCATCGTGCTGTTCACCAAGTCGGACAAGGAGATCCCCGGCGCCCGCAAACCCGAACGGAACCGGTTGTACGTCACCTCCGGCGTGATCATGCTGGTGTGCCTGGCCTTGATCGTGCTCTGCGGCCTCGTCTTCGACGAGCTGACGAAGTCGCTTTACCCGGCGCTGTGGCTGGAGTCGGTGGCGATCTTCGCGTTCGGTGTCGCGTGGCTCACCAAGGGCGGGACGCTGCTGCCGGACAAGACCGTGACGGCGGGAACGCGGGTGACGGCCTGA
- a CDS encoding beta-ketoacyl synthase N-terminal-like domain-containing protein, translating into MRSKTDICGIGAVTAYGWGRESLWEGLASGVPCAQYTDGFGETPELPGWVAHIPEGGRSRDGSLHARALLSAAREAIEDAGTRGWSPGRRVGVISGGVREDLRTWDRLTHLGEELMYRREFIGMMPSTPIASLMSEFGFHGPSMATSAMCATGSAAVLTAKMWLDAGMADDVVVVTTDLSATRAMVRNFVHCGVAITDTPPLDACRPFQEGTRGFTFSEAAVAVVLTQRKTDSYATLLGGAMSHEAHNAMALDPNPANAISAVTGALENANAAAKDVRYLNAHGTGTKLCHRTESQILEAVFPGSTEIYSIKPLTGHSQSGSALTEIATTCLAAQHDLVPAPKPVADGHPQLMDGPSRPESGLTVKTSIGMGGYVAAVVLDAA; encoded by the coding sequence GTGCGGAGCAAAACAGACATCTGCGGCATCGGCGCCGTAACCGCCTACGGCTGGGGGCGCGAATCGCTGTGGGAGGGCCTCGCGAGCGGCGTCCCCTGCGCCCAGTACACCGACGGCTTCGGGGAAACCCCGGAACTGCCCGGCTGGGTGGCCCACATCCCCGAGGGCGGCAGATCAAGGGACGGCAGCCTGCACGCCCGCGCCCTGCTCTCCGCCGCGCGAGAAGCGATCGAAGACGCGGGCACCCGCGGCTGGTCGCCGGGACGGCGGGTGGGCGTCATCTCCGGCGGTGTCCGCGAGGACCTGCGGACCTGGGACAGGCTCACCCATCTCGGCGAGGAACTCATGTACCGGCGCGAGTTCATCGGCATGATGCCCTCGACCCCGATCGCCTCGCTGATGTCGGAGTTCGGTTTCCACGGCCCGTCGATGGCCACCTCCGCGATGTGCGCGACCGGCAGCGCCGCCGTCCTCACCGCGAAGATGTGGCTGGACGCGGGAATGGCCGACGACGTCGTCGTGGTCACCACCGATCTGTCCGCGACCCGCGCGATGGTGCGCAACTTCGTGCACTGCGGGGTGGCGATCACCGACACTCCCCCGCTCGACGCGTGCCGCCCTTTCCAAGAGGGCACAAGGGGATTCACCTTCTCCGAGGCCGCGGTCGCGGTGGTGCTGACCCAGCGGAAGACCGACTCGTACGCGACCCTGCTGGGCGGCGCCATGTCCCATGAGGCGCACAACGCGATGGCGCTCGACCCGAACCCGGCGAACGCGATCTCGGCGGTGACCGGAGCCTTGGAGAACGCGAACGCCGCCGCGAAGGACGTCCGCTACCTGAACGCGCACGGAACGGGTACGAAACTCTGCCACCGCACGGAATCCCAGATCCTCGAAGCGGTCTTCCCCGGCAGTACGGAGATCTACTCGATCAAACCGCTGACCGGCCACAGCCAGTCCGGTAGCGCGCTGACCGAGATCGCGACGACCTGCCTCGCGGCGCAGCACGACCTCGTCCCGGCGCCGAAACCGGTGGCGGACGGGCATCCGCAGCTGATGGACGGGCCCTCCCGGCCGGAAAGCGGGCTCACCGTCAAGACGTCGATCGGGATGGGCGGGTACGTCGCCGCAGTCGTGTTGGACGCCGCCTGA
- a CDS encoding sensor domain-containing protein, with protein sequence MDPDDLDGGTPDTHRPSDQDSSPANGTATCTVGEPDRHASLVRLLTELSAERDQRGEPALAFLGKGYRLLEQNSDGGTLGTQYLTMVEASPYGICVHQRGKVVFVNSATMRFVGASVSTEIIGMHITDLVDDGSQDALLARIGSLVAPGSFSEPTEMMLRTLQGHKVAVESQAVLTTWEGKPAYQVIMRDLTTQKAAEAGLRFQAALVGHASDAIIATSPDGLVTSWNPAAEAVYGHELDQVIGVPVSEVVGAPMNPRQVVAAGGVVQATHFSADGTALAVRVSAAEMFDGYVLLCADETAQRRAEAEFATVVETLDEGVLLVGPSGRIELANSAAHRISGVPEGSLVGLESRTLRLHDEHGAPVPVDDLPSARVRRSGKVETGRVVQVRRRDGAHRWLSLTSGPLMAPGQSVPSVLTSFADITERRAISERLAYEATHDPLTRLANRTLALNHLRLTIADPSQTTTVLFIDLDKFKIINDSLGHTVGDQVLRIIGERLRAVAGPSDLVGRLGGDEFLVITTGYPEAAEVRALADHLQRHLAESLTVHGRELHINTSIGIVIAEPGDTRSADELLEDADLAMYQAKTFGPGRSAFYAPIMRKRVQDRFILEQDLRNAVADGLVETVYQPVVDLRTGDMVAVKAKSCWDHPVRGPIDPAELAEIADDGDLLTIIGAEVLAKAAGEISRWRADHGVHCNVNVSLSVRQLGDPTLLQLVQTTLEDAGLGPHDLSLDVDETALKDAADAVDALRKTGVRVTAERFGAGYSSLAQLCRLDLNVIEIDRSFVADLGRSSDAEPIVAGIMAMAHAVDLVVVAEGVETARQLKVLHELGCDWAKGPLVAPAGPVGDLKSAYEHVVR encoded by the coding sequence ATGGATCCTGACGATCTCGACGGTGGGACCCCCGACACCCACCGGCCTTCGGATCAGGATTCCTCGCCAGCGAACGGCACCGCGACCTGCACGGTTGGAGAACCCGACCGTCATGCTTCGCTCGTCCGCCTGCTGACCGAGTTGTCCGCCGAGAGGGATCAACGTGGTGAACCCGCGCTTGCCTTTCTCGGCAAGGGGTACCGCCTTTTGGAGCAAAATTCCGACGGCGGGACTTTGGGTACGCAATACCTCACGATGGTCGAAGCGAGCCCTTACGGGATCTGTGTCCATCAGCGGGGCAAAGTCGTCTTCGTGAACTCGGCCACGATGCGCTTCGTCGGCGCGAGTGTGTCGACCGAAATCATCGGGATGCACATCACGGACCTCGTCGACGACGGCTCGCAGGACGCGTTGCTGGCGCGGATCGGTTCGCTGGTCGCGCCCGGCTCGTTCAGTGAGCCGACCGAAATGATGCTGCGGACCCTTCAGGGCCACAAGGTCGCCGTCGAATCGCAGGCGGTGCTCACCACCTGGGAGGGCAAACCCGCCTATCAGGTGATCATGCGCGATCTGACCACGCAGAAGGCGGCGGAAGCCGGTCTGCGGTTTCAGGCCGCGCTGGTCGGCCACGCGAGCGACGCGATCATCGCGACCTCGCCCGACGGCCTGGTGACGAGCTGGAACCCGGCGGCCGAGGCCGTCTACGGACACGAACTCGACCAGGTCATCGGGGTGCCGGTGTCCGAGGTGGTGGGCGCGCCGATGAATCCGCGGCAGGTCGTCGCGGCGGGCGGTGTGGTGCAGGCGACGCATTTCAGCGCCGACGGCACGGCGCTCGCGGTCCGCGTCTCCGCGGCCGAGATGTTCGACGGCTACGTGCTGCTGTGCGCCGACGAGACCGCGCAGCGCCGGGCCGAGGCCGAATTCGCCACCGTCGTCGAAACGCTCGACGAAGGGGTGCTGCTGGTCGGCCCCAGCGGGCGGATCGAACTCGCGAACTCCGCCGCGCACCGGATCTCCGGCGTGCCGGAGGGTTCCCTGGTCGGCCTGGAAAGCCGGACGTTGCGGCTGCACGACGAGCACGGCGCCCCGGTGCCCGTGGACGATCTGCCGTCGGCGCGCGTGCGGCGCTCGGGGAAGGTCGAGACCGGGCGGGTCGTGCAGGTGCGGCGGCGCGACGGTGCCCATCGGTGGCTTTCGCTGACGTCCGGTCCGCTGATGGCGCCGGGACAGAGCGTGCCCTCGGTGCTGACGTCCTTCGCCGACATCACCGAACGGCGGGCGATCAGCGAGCGGCTGGCCTACGAGGCGACCCACGATCCGCTGACCCGGCTCGCGAACCGCACGCTCGCGCTGAACCATCTGCGCCTCACGATCGCGGATCCGTCGCAGACGACCACCGTGCTGTTCATCGACCTCGACAAGTTCAAGATCATCAACGACTCGCTCGGGCACACCGTCGGCGACCAGGTGCTGCGCATCATCGGCGAGCGGCTGCGGGCCGTCGCCGGGCCTTCGGACCTGGTCGGACGGCTCGGCGGGGACGAGTTCCTGGTCATCACCACCGGTTATCCCGAAGCCGCCGAGGTGCGGGCGCTGGCCGACCACCTCCAGCGGCATCTGGCCGAATCGCTCACCGTGCACGGCAGGGAACTGCATATCAATACGAGCATCGGAATAGTGATCGCAGAACCCGGCGATACCCGCAGTGCCGACGAATTGCTGGAAGACGCCGATTTGGCGATGTATCAGGCGAAAACATTCGGACCGGGCCGCTCTGCTTTCTATGCGCCGATCATGCGGAAACGCGTGCAGGACCGTTTCATCCTGGAGCAGGATCTGCGGAACGCCGTCGCGGACGGGCTGGTCGAGACCGTTTATCAGCCCGTCGTCGATCTGCGGACCGGCGACATGGTCGCGGTGAAGGCGAAGTCCTGTTGGGACCATCCGGTCCGGGGGCCGATCGATCCGGCGGAATTGGCCGAGATCGCCGACGACGGCGATCTTTTGACGATCATCGGTGCGGAGGTCCTTGCCAAGGCCGCCGGTGAGATCTCCCGATGGCGTGCCGATCATGGTGTGCACTGTAATGTGAATGTGAGTCTTTCGGTCCGCCAACTGGGCGATCCCACCTTGCTGCAATTGGTTCAGACCACACTGGAGGACGCGGGGCTGGGACCGCACGATCTGAGCCTCGACGTCGACGAGACGGCGCTGAAGGACGCGGCGGACGCCGTCGACGCGCTGCGGAAGACCGGGGTCAGGGTGACCGCGGAACGGTTCGGCGCCGGGTACTCCTCGCTCGCCCAGCTGTGCCGCCTCGATCTGAACGTGATCGAAATCGACCGGTCGTTCGTGGCCGATCTCGGCAGGTCGAGCGACGCCGAGCCGATCGTCGCCGGGATCATGGCGATGGCGCACGCCGTCGACCTCGTGGTGGTCGCCGAGGGAGTCGAAACCGCGCGGCAGCTGAAGGTCCTGCACGAACTCGGCTGCGATTGGGCGAAAGGGCCGCTGGTCGCGCCGGCCGGTCCGGTCGGGGACCTGAAGTCCGCGTACGAACACGTCGTGCGATGA
- a CDS encoding Rv1733c family protein: protein MSLLFLWRRIRPGRNPLARIWDRIEAVILVGGVAVALLGVPLAAAAGSEAYAAMMERSALETAARHSTTAFLLEDAPQARVGVDGTPSAETASVVARWALPDGTYREEPVTADLGASVGDGVTVWLDEAEAVVDPPVTPMDATSTGVGVGVGVWLIAVTLLAAGYLIARHLLDRARRAAWDREWERFGQDSRP, encoded by the coding sequence GTGTCGCTTCTGTTCCTGTGGCGCCGGATCCGTCCCGGCCGGAATCCGCTCGCGCGGATCTGGGACCGGATCGAGGCGGTGATCCTCGTCGGAGGCGTCGCGGTGGCGCTGCTCGGCGTCCCGCTGGCCGCGGCCGCCGGTTCGGAGGCTTACGCGGCCATGATGGAGCGCTCGGCGCTCGAGACGGCCGCGCGGCACTCGACGACCGCGTTCCTGCTCGAAGACGCTCCGCAGGCGCGCGTCGGCGTCGATGGGACCCCTTCGGCCGAGACCGCTTCGGTGGTGGCCCGGTGGGCGTTGCCGGACGGGACGTACCGAGAGGAGCCCGTCACCGCCGATCTCGGCGCTTCGGTGGGTGACGGGGTGACAGTGTGGCTCGACGAGGCCGAAGCCGTGGTCGATCCGCCGGTGACGCCGATGGACGCGACCAGTACGGGGGTCGGCGTCGGGGTGGGCGTGTGGCTGATCGCGGTGACACTGCTGGCGGCGGGGTACCTGATCGCGCGGCACCTGCTGGACCGGGCGCGGCGCGCGGCCTGGGACCGGGAGTGGGAGCGGTTCGGGCAGGACTCGCGCCCCTGA
- a CDS encoding TetR/AcrR family transcriptional regulator, with protein MDKREQLIESTRELLWERGYVGTSPKAIQERSGAGQGSMYHHFQGKSGLALAAIGRNAEELRARAEAEFTGSGTVVERITVYLRRERDVLKGCPVGKLTQDPDVMADPDLRKPVEDTFGWLTGRLAELLEEGRVNGELDASLDSTATATALVAVLQGGYVLARAAGSPDVFAKAVDGALGLLATKEN; from the coding sequence GTGGACAAGAGGGAACAGCTCATCGAGAGTACTCGCGAACTGCTGTGGGAGCGCGGGTACGTCGGCACCAGCCCGAAGGCGATCCAGGAGCGCTCCGGCGCCGGCCAGGGCAGCATGTACCACCACTTCCAGGGCAAGTCCGGCCTCGCGCTCGCCGCGATCGGCCGCAACGCCGAAGAGCTGCGGGCGAGGGCGGAGGCCGAGTTCACCGGATCCGGCACGGTCGTCGAACGGATCACCGTCTACCTGCGCCGCGAGCGCGACGTGCTGAAGGGCTGCCCGGTCGGCAAGCTCACCCAGGATCCCGACGTGATGGCCGATCCGGACCTGCGAAAGCCGGTCGAGGACACCTTCGGCTGGCTCACCGGCCGTCTCGCAGAACTGCTCGAAGAGGGCCGCGTGAACGGCGAATTGGACGCTTCGCTCGATTCCACCGCCACGGCGACCGCGCTGGTCGCGGTCCTGCAGGGCGGTTACGTCCTTGCTCGTGCCGCCGGATCCCCGGACGTGTTCGCGAAAGCCGTCGACGGCGCCCTCGGCCTGCTCGCGACCAAGGAGAACTGA
- a CDS encoding tautomerase family protein, with product MPFVRIDAVGTDRLEALGNAVHDAMVETLGIPADDRFQVLNGQGTLKYDDYLGIHRDEGVVFVAITMRPGRTDERKKALYRRIAELAEEYSGTEPRNVLVTINETDLINWSFGNGEAQYA from the coding sequence ATGCCCTTCGTACGCATCGACGCTGTCGGGACCGACAGGCTCGAAGCCCTCGGCAACGCCGTCCACGACGCGATGGTCGAGACGCTCGGCATCCCGGCCGACGATCGCTTCCAGGTCCTCAACGGCCAGGGCACCTTGAAGTACGACGACTACCTGGGGATCCACCGGGACGAGGGGGTCGTGTTCGTCGCGATCACCATGCGCCCGGGGCGCACCGACGAACGGAAGAAGGCGCTGTACCGGCGGATCGCGGAGCTCGCGGAGGAGTACTCGGGTACCGAGCCGCGGAACGTGCTCGTGACGATCAACGAGACCGATCTGATCAACTGGTCGTTCGGAAACGGAGAAGCGCAGTACGCGTGA
- a CDS encoding CDP-alcohol phosphatidyltransferase family protein, with product MINPGVFLGVLVQLALLGTLDAVTGLGPPGWIAGAAYGIAVGGFLTYGLNRSTARSLGPADAVTLGRSGLVGCVTALVVDTAGGEIVTMVVIASVALALDAVDGQVARRTGTASPLGARFDMEVDAYLILILSVVVAQSLGPWVLTIGAMRYVFVAASRLWPWLNTPLPPSLARKTVAAVQGIVLVAAASTILPLWAGFVVTLGALGLLTWSFGRDTWWLLEQHAFSGTRRVTADVA from the coding sequence GTGATCAACCCCGGAGTTTTCCTGGGGGTCCTCGTCCAGCTGGCACTGTTGGGAACGCTGGACGCCGTCACCGGACTGGGCCCGCCGGGCTGGATCGCCGGAGCGGCCTACGGCATCGCCGTCGGCGGATTCCTGACCTACGGCCTGAACCGGAGCACCGCGCGCTCCCTCGGCCCGGCCGACGCCGTGACGCTCGGACGCTCCGGGCTGGTCGGCTGTGTGACCGCCCTCGTCGTCGACACCGCGGGCGGGGAAATCGTCACGATGGTCGTCATCGCGTCGGTCGCGCTCGCCCTGGACGCCGTCGACGGCCAGGTCGCGCGCCGCACCGGTACGGCGTCGCCCCTCGGCGCGCGCTTCGACATGGAGGTCGACGCGTATCTGATCCTGATCCTGAGCGTGGTCGTCGCCCAGTCGCTCGGTCCGTGGGTGCTCACGATCGGCGCGATGCGGTACGTCTTCGTCGCCGCGAGCCGGCTGTGGCCGTGGCTGAACACTCCGCTGCCGCCGAGCCTGGCGCGCAAGACGGTCGCGGCGGTGCAGGGCATCGTGCTGGTCGCGGCGGCTTCGACGATCCTGCCGCTCTGGGCCGGTTTCGTGGTGACGCTGGGCGCGCTCGGGCTGCTGACCTGGTCTTTCGGCCGCGACACGTGGTGGCTGCTGGAGCAGCACGCCTTCAGTGGCACGCGGCGTGTGACGGCCGACGTCGCGTGA
- a CDS encoding dehydrogenase produces the protein MERAFWFSGSGDGELLPVTLPPVGDGEVLVRTLYTGVSRGTETLVFRGEVPPSQREAMRAPFQEGDFPGPVKYGYLNVGVVEHGPEHLAGQVVFCLYPHQTRYVVPASAVTPVPHGVPPERAILAGTIETAVNAVWDASPKLGDRIAVVGAGMVGSSVAKLLAGFPATRVQLIDVDPGRAKIAEALGVEFSTPEDALGDCDLVVHASASEAGLARSLELLAPEGEVVELSWYGDRRISVPLGENFHSRRLTIRSSQVGMVSPARRTNRSYGDRLALALRILADPGFEVLVSGECRFQELPDVVGRLAANEPGTLCLRVTYQMEDMR, from the coding sequence ATGGAACGCGCCTTCTGGTTCAGTGGTTCCGGTGACGGCGAGCTCCTGCCGGTCACGCTCCCTCCGGTCGGGGACGGCGAGGTGCTGGTCCGCACCCTGTACACCGGCGTGAGCCGGGGTACCGAGACACTCGTCTTCCGCGGTGAGGTCCCGCCGAGCCAGCGCGAGGCCATGCGCGCGCCGTTCCAGGAGGGCGACTTCCCCGGACCCGTGAAGTACGGCTACCTCAACGTCGGCGTGGTCGAACATGGTCCGGAGCATCTGGCCGGGCAAGTGGTTTTCTGTCTCTATCCACATCAGACCCGTTACGTCGTCCCGGCGTCGGCGGTCACGCCGGTGCCGCACGGGGTGCCGCCGGAGCGCGCGATCCTCGCCGGGACGATCGAGACCGCGGTCAACGCCGTCTGGGACGCGTCGCCGAAACTCGGCGACCGGATCGCCGTCGTCGGCGCCGGGATGGTCGGCAGCAGCGTCGCGAAACTGCTGGCGGGCTTTCCCGCGACCCGTGTGCAGCTGATCGACGTCGACCCGGGGCGCGCGAAGATCGCCGAAGCGCTGGGCGTCGAGTTCTCGACACCGGAGGACGCGCTGGGCGACTGCGACCTCGTCGTGCACGCCAGCGCGAGCGAGGCCGGGCTGGCGCGGTCGCTGGAACTGCTGGCGCCGGAGGGCGAGGTCGTCGAGCTGAGCTGGTACGGCGACCGCCGGATCAGTGTCCCGCTCGGCGAGAACTTCCACTCACGGCGCCTGACGATCCGCAGCAGCCAGGTCGGCATGGTCTCGCCCGCTCGCCGCACGAACCGGAGCTACGGCGACCGCTTGGCTCTCGCTTTGCGAATTCTGGCCGATCCGGGCTTTGAAGTGCTGGTCAGCGGGGAATGCCGGTTCCAGGAACTGCCGGACGTCGTGGGGCGTCTGGCCGCGAATGAACCAGGAACGCTCTGCCTCCGTGTCACCTATCAGATGGAGGACATGCGTTAA
- a CDS encoding 6-pyruvoyl trahydropterin synthase family protein, with product MFSITVRDHVMVAHSFRGEVFGPAQKLHGATFVVDATFRRSALDADNIVVDIGKATEELKAVLADLNYRNLDDVPEFAGINTSTEFLAKVIADRLADRVHAGALGEGARGLEGITVSLHESHVAWASYERVL from the coding sequence TTGTTCAGTATCACCGTCCGCGACCACGTCATGGTGGCCCACAGCTTCCGCGGCGAGGTCTTCGGACCCGCGCAGAAACTGCACGGCGCCACCTTCGTGGTGGACGCGACGTTCCGCCGGTCCGCGCTGGACGCCGACAACATCGTCGTCGACATCGGCAAGGCGACCGAAGAGCTCAAGGCGGTGCTCGCCGACCTGAACTACCGCAACCTCGACGACGTGCCCGAGTTCGCCGGGATCAACACCTCGACCGAATTCCTCGCCAAGGTCATCGCCGACAGGCTCGCGGACCGCGTCCACGCGGGAGCGCTCGGCGAAGGGGCGCGAGGGCTCGAGGGGATCACCGTCTCGCTGCACGAATCCCACGTCGCGTGGGCGAGCTACGAGCGTGTGTTGTGA
- a CDS encoding glycosyltransferase family 4 protein, translated as MNGLHVVLPNDVDDLSAPSGGNVYDRRLCDGLAATGVEVREIAVRGNWPRPDTEARKVLARKLAELPDGAAVLLDGLVACGVPEVIVPAAQRLSIAVLVHLPLADETGLSPSLAAELDRLERETLGAVEAVVATSDWAARRLIEHHDLAPHRVHAVPPGVDKAEVSPGSLNGTHLVCVANVTPRKGQGLLADALKSLTDLPWICECVGAIRRETRYVERLRRHTLGERFTLTGPRSGEALEATYAAADLLVLPSRAETYGMVVTEALAHGVPVLVTAVDALPDTLGRSPDGSVPGMLVPGEDVNALAAALRRWLTEPELRDRLRASARLRRETLTGWDATARGVAAVLLNERTAA; from the coding sequence GTGAACGGCCTCCATGTCGTCCTGCCCAACGACGTCGACGACCTGAGCGCGCCGAGCGGCGGCAACGTCTACGACCGCCGCCTGTGCGACGGCCTCGCCGCGACGGGCGTGGAGGTCCGCGAGATCGCCGTCCGCGGGAACTGGCCGCGGCCCGACACCGAGGCGCGCAAGGTCCTGGCGCGCAAGCTCGCCGAACTACCGGACGGTGCTGCGGTCCTGCTCGACGGGCTGGTCGCCTGCGGAGTGCCCGAGGTGATCGTGCCCGCGGCGCAACGGCTGTCGATCGCGGTGCTGGTGCACCTGCCGCTGGCCGACGAGACGGGCCTTTCGCCCTCGCTCGCCGCCGAACTGGACCGTCTGGAGCGAGAGACGCTCGGCGCTGTCGAGGCCGTGGTCGCGACGAGCGACTGGGCGGCGCGGCGGCTGATCGAGCACCACGACCTCGCCCCGCATCGCGTTCACGCGGTGCCGCCCGGCGTCGACAAGGCTGAAGTCTCGCCCGGAAGCCTGAACGGGACGCACCTGGTCTGTGTCGCCAACGTGACCCCGCGCAAGGGCCAGGGCTTGCTCGCGGACGCGCTGAAGTCGCTCACCGATCTCCCGTGGATCTGCGAATGCGTCGGCGCCATCCGCCGCGAGACGCGCTACGTCGAGCGCCTGCGGCGACACACTCTCGGCGAGAGGTTCACCCTCACCGGCCCCCGGTCCGGCGAAGCGCTCGAAGCGACGTACGCGGCCGCAGACCTTCTCGTGCTGCCTTCGCGTGCGGAGACCTACGGCATGGTGGTCACCGAGGCGCTCGCGCACGGCGTTCCCGTGCTCGTGACCGCCGTCGACGCGCTGCCGGACACGCTCGGCCGGTCGCCCGACGGCAGCGTGCCCGGGATGCTCGTACCCGGCGAGGACGTCAACGCGCTGGCCGCCGCCCTTCGCCGCTGGCTCACCGAGCCTGAACTGCGTGACCGTCTTCGCGCCTCCGCCCGCCTTCGCCGCGAGACGCTGACCGGCTGGGACGCGACGGCCCGCGGCGTCGCCGCCGTGCTGCTGAACGAAAGGACGGCGGCATGA
- a CDS encoding class I SAM-dependent methyltransferase produces MTKYAPSWLQLREDADAAARATELIEPVRSFLKTQDEVVVRDLGCGTGSLGRWLARRLPGRQRWILHDRDTDLLTHALARTSRPEHALDGSEVTVVAEERDITELRAEDLAGTSLVAASALLDLLTAEEMSRLAEACVEANCAVLFTLSVSGRVVLSPKDKFDVEIADAFNAHQRRVTNGRWLLGPDAVDVAFGVFERLGATVRRAPSPWRLGADQAALTAEWLTGWVGAAREQRPELSADGDAYLRWRLAQCAAGELNAVIQHEDLLVVPS; encoded by the coding sequence ATGACCAAGTACGCCCCCAGCTGGCTGCAATTGCGGGAGGACGCCGACGCCGCCGCGCGCGCGACCGAGCTGATCGAGCCGGTCCGTTCCTTCTTGAAGACACAGGACGAGGTCGTCGTCCGGGATCTCGGCTGCGGCACGGGATCACTCGGCCGCTGGCTGGCCAGGCGGCTGCCCGGCCGCCAGCGCTGGATCCTGCACGACCGCGACACCGATCTGCTCACCCACGCGCTGGCCCGCACCAGCCGTCCGGAGCACGCTTTGGACGGAAGCGAAGTCACCGTCGTCGCCGAAGAACGCGACATCACCGAACTGCGTGCCGAGGACCTCGCCGGGACGTCGCTCGTGGCGGCGTCCGCGCTGCTCGACCTGCTCACCGCCGAGGAGATGAGCAGGCTGGCGGAGGCGTGCGTCGAGGCCAATTGCGCGGTCCTGTTCACGTTGAGCGTGTCGGGCCGGGTCGTGCTGTCGCCCAAGGACAAGTTCGACGTCGAGATCGCCGACGCCTTCAACGCCCACCAGCGCCGGGTGACCAACGGCCGGTGGCTTCTCGGCCCGGACGCGGTGGACGTCGCGTTCGGCGTCTTCGAACGGCTCGGCGCCACCGTGCGGCGAGCCCCGAGCCCGTGGCGGCTCGGGGCGGACCAGGCCGCGCTGACCGCGGAATGGCTCACCGGCTGGGTCGGTGCCGCCCGCGAGCAACGGCCGGAGCTCTCGGCGGACGGGGACGCCTACCTGCGGTGGCGGCTCGCGCAGTGCGCGGCGGGCGAGCTGAACGCGGTGATCCAGCACGAAGATCTTCTGGTGGTGCCGTCGTGA